The following proteins come from a genomic window of Solwaraspora sp. WMMA2065:
- a CDS encoding ABC transporter permease: MSAHALTGPATAVAAGLRTHPLRDSATMLRRNLRRMLRYPSMTVTLVGMPVVFLLLFVYVFGGTLGAGLGQLGAMMPGGALPGGGAGGRAAYVNYVAPAIILMTVTTTVQGTAISIAMDMTEGIIGRFRMMHIARVSVLTGHVLGSMIQAAVSVAVVVGVALLVGFRPTAGPVGWLGAAGFLLVVTFALVWLSVALGQVSRSVETASNLPMPLILLPLLGSGFVPTDSMPAGLRWFAEYQPFTPIIETLRGLLMAEPVGSNGWIALAWCTAIALGGYLWSKRLFNREP, from the coding sequence ATGAGCGCCCACGCCCTGACCGGCCCGGCCACCGCCGTCGCCGCTGGCCTGCGTACCCACCCGCTGCGCGACTCGGCGACGATGCTGCGCCGCAACCTCAGACGCATGCTGCGATACCCGTCGATGACCGTGACCCTCGTCGGGATGCCCGTCGTCTTCCTGCTGCTGTTCGTCTACGTGTTCGGCGGCACCCTCGGCGCCGGGCTCGGCCAACTCGGCGCCATGATGCCCGGCGGGGCGCTCCCCGGCGGCGGGGCCGGCGGGCGCGCCGCGTACGTCAACTACGTGGCACCGGCGATCATCCTGATGACCGTGACGACCACCGTCCAGGGGACGGCGATCTCGATCGCGATGGACATGACCGAAGGCATCATCGGCCGATTCCGTATGATGCACATCGCCCGTGTCTCGGTGCTGACCGGACACGTCCTGGGCAGCATGATCCAGGCGGCGGTCAGCGTGGCGGTCGTCGTCGGCGTCGCGCTGCTGGTCGGCTTCCGGCCCACCGCCGGGCCGGTCGGGTGGCTGGGTGCCGCCGGTTTCCTGCTGGTGGTGACCTTCGCGCTCGTCTGGCTGTCCGTCGCGCTCGGCCAGGTGAGCCGCAGCGTCGAGACCGCCAGCAACCTGCCGATGCCGCTGATCCTGCTGCCCTTGCTCGGCAGCGGGTTCGTCCCCACCGACTCGATGCCGGCCGGGCTGCGCTGGTTCGCCGAGTACCAGCCGTTCACCCCGATCATCGAAACTCTGCGCGGCCTGCTGATGGCCGAACCGGTCGGCAGCAACGGGTGGATCGCGCTCGCCTGGTGCACGGCCATCGCGCTCGGCGGATACCTCTGGTCGAAACGGCTGTTCAACCGCGAGCCCTGA
- a CDS encoding ATP-binding cassette domain-containing protein: protein MHSTQPRPAIAATGLRKAYGDHVVLDGIDLHVPAGTVFSLLGANGAGKTTTVKILSTLIRPDAGDARVAGHDLTRDPDAVRAAIGVTGQFSAVDNLLTGAENLRLMADLHHLGRADRRRRVAGLLDQFDLTEAAGKPASTYSGGMRRRLDLAMTLVGDPRVIFLDEPTTGLDPRSRRTMWQIVRDLVVDGVTIFLTTQYLAEADELADRIALLDHGRVVAEGTAEDLKRRIPGGHIRLRFADQRRLDTATRVLDTATRVPGQTPGALGQASHSLGQVTRDPDPLALRVPSDGSLQALKTLIGRLDAHAVEVDELSVHTPDLDDVFLALTGEPTDDDKVTTR, encoded by the coding sequence ATGCACTCCACGCAGCCCCGGCCGGCGATCGCCGCCACCGGGCTCCGCAAGGCGTACGGCGATCATGTCGTGCTCGACGGCATCGACCTGCACGTACCGGCGGGAACGGTCTTCTCGCTGCTCGGCGCGAACGGCGCCGGGAAGACCACCACGGTCAAGATCCTGTCCACGTTGATCCGACCGGACGCCGGGGACGCCCGGGTCGCCGGGCACGACCTCACCCGCGACCCCGACGCGGTACGCGCCGCGATCGGCGTCACCGGCCAGTTCTCGGCGGTGGACAACCTGCTCACCGGCGCGGAGAACCTGCGACTGATGGCCGACCTGCACCACCTCGGCCGGGCCGACCGCCGCCGGCGCGTCGCCGGACTGCTCGACCAGTTCGACCTGACCGAGGCGGCCGGCAAACCGGCGTCGACCTACTCCGGCGGCATGCGGCGGCGGCTCGACCTGGCGATGACCCTGGTCGGCGACCCCCGGGTGATCTTCCTCGACGAGCCGACCACCGGGCTCGACCCGCGCAGCCGGCGCACCATGTGGCAGATCGTCCGGGACCTGGTTGTCGACGGCGTCACCATCTTCCTGACCACCCAGTACCTTGCCGAAGCCGACGAACTCGCCGACCGGATCGCGCTGCTCGACCACGGGCGGGTGGTCGCCGAGGGCACCGCCGAGGACCTCAAACGCCGCATCCCCGGCGGGCACATCCGGCTGCGCTTCGCCGACCAGCGACGCCTCGACACGGCCACCCGCGTACTCGACACGGCCACCCGCGTACCCGGCCAGACACCCGGAGCGCTCGGCCAGGCATCCCACTCACTCGGTCAGGTCACCCGCGACCCCGACCCGCTCGCCCTGCGGGTGCCCAGCGACGGCAGCCTGCAGGCGTTGAAGACCCTGATCGGCCGGCTCGACGCCCACGCCGTCGAAGTCGACGAACTGTCCGTACACACCCCCGACCTCGACGACGTCTTCCTCGCCCTGACCGGCGAACCCACCGACGACGACAAGGTGACCACCCGATGA
- a CDS encoding reverse transcriptase domain-containing protein, translating into MNTSPSRLLSRMSDQPTLWAAWSRVAAGTALAGADGVTVAEFAHHLGPRLESLSALLRSGEYTPQPLRLMTVTRGGERRDRGIPTVADRVAQRAFLHVAGDRWETRRAEVSFAYQRGRSWVDALTMALAYRDKGLRYVVRADIADFFASVDHQLLHEMVSGSLADPAVSRIVRGWFTAPMLTAAGLRTRGRGVPEGAPISPTLANLYLREFDARVDGRHGRLVRYADDLALFCLDLDAAVNGARQIGAELAALNLRLHPGKTQITTFDAGFSMLGWVFDGEHGRPKQPNADWTHPLLNTPQRGKLPASNGSRR; encoded by the coding sequence ATGAATACCTCTCCTTCCCGGCTGTTGAGTCGGATGTCTGACCAGCCGACGTTGTGGGCCGCCTGGTCGCGGGTCGCCGCCGGCACCGCACTCGCCGGAGCGGACGGCGTGACCGTCGCCGAGTTCGCCCACCACCTCGGCCCACGACTGGAGTCGCTGTCCGCGCTGCTGCGCAGCGGCGAATACACTCCGCAACCCCTTCGACTGATGACCGTCACCCGTGGTGGCGAGCGCCGCGACCGGGGCATTCCGACCGTCGCCGACCGGGTCGCCCAGCGCGCTTTCCTGCACGTCGCCGGCGACCGGTGGGAGACCCGCCGCGCCGAGGTCAGTTTCGCGTACCAGCGGGGTCGTTCCTGGGTGGACGCGCTGACGATGGCTCTCGCGTACCGGGACAAGGGTTTGCGCTATGTGGTCCGCGCGGACATCGCGGATTTCTTCGCCAGCGTCGACCACCAGCTCCTGCACGAGATGGTCAGCGGCAGTCTCGCCGACCCGGCGGTCAGCCGGATCGTACGCGGCTGGTTCACCGCGCCGATGCTGACCGCCGCCGGTCTGCGTACCCGGGGTCGGGGTGTTCCCGAAGGCGCGCCGATCAGTCCGACCCTGGCCAATCTCTACCTGCGTGAGTTCGACGCCCGGGTCGACGGCCGGCACGGCCGGCTGGTGCGTTACGCCGACGACCTGGCGCTGTTCTGCCTCGACCTCGACGCGGCGGTCAACGGCGCCCGGCAGATCGGTGCCGAGCTGGCCGCGCTCAACCTGCGGCTGCACCCGGGCAAGACGCAGATCACCACGTTCGACGCTGGGTTCAGCATGCTCGGCTGGGTGTTCGACGGCGAGCACGGTCGGCCCAAGCAGCCCAACGCGGACTGGACGCACCCGCTGCTCAACACGCCGCAGCGGGGCAAGCTGCCGGCCAGCAACGGGAGCCGGCGATGA
- a CDS encoding E2/UBC family protein: MGKTIRINGVDVPVIDDMLSGRDIKRAAGLPQERVLVRQDDDRNVIVPDDQRIRVADQQQFTHHARHSKAMTTLDPRRLRIRHEAAQLAYAYPGLTVADDESWLHIPEFRLPPHWEPDRTTVLIVPPATYPETAPDGFFLGDHLRRRDGRALVQPPHYFSAYKNRYAELGYRWYCLEDPERNWDPRFDSLVSYVEAIRTYLGTVD; the protein is encoded by the coding sequence ATGGGCAAAACGATCAGGATCAACGGGGTCGACGTACCGGTAATCGACGACATGCTGTCCGGCCGCGACATCAAGCGGGCGGCCGGCCTGCCGCAGGAACGGGTCCTGGTCCGCCAGGACGACGACCGCAACGTCATCGTCCCCGACGACCAGCGGATCCGCGTCGCCGATCAGCAGCAGTTCACCCACCACGCCCGGCACTCCAAGGCGATGACGACGCTCGACCCGAGGCGGCTGCGCATCCGCCACGAAGCCGCCCAGCTCGCGTACGCGTACCCGGGGCTGACCGTCGCCGACGACGAATCCTGGCTGCACATCCCCGAGTTCCGGCTCCCGCCGCACTGGGAGCCGGACCGCACCACCGTGCTGATCGTGCCGCCGGCCACCTACCCGGAGACCGCACCGGACGGCTTCTTCCTCGGCGACCACCTGCGCCGCCGCGACGGCCGCGCGCTCGTGCAACCGCCCCACTACTTCTCGGCCTACAAGAACCGATACGCCGAGCTGGGCTACCGCTGGTACTGCCTGGAAGACCCGGAACGCAACTGGGATCCGCGTTTCGACTCGCTGGTCAGCTACGTCGAGGCGATCCGCACCTACCTCGGCACGGTCGACTGA
- the cas1 gene encoding CRISPR-associated endonuclease Cas1, which produces MIGKAFHVIGPDCVLGRRDGRLVVHRDGVLRASAPLTMVGEVVTTGRVTVTPHAMHSMLAHDIPLILLSRNGRPLGRLEPPTAGHIAARLRQLDRHRDPAARLDLARAVIPAKIANQATLLRRRAKRSGDPATVWAAVTRLAEFEQAASAATDLAQLIGIEGAAAGAYFRAIRVMTPAEYGFAARDRSRRDVTNALINYCSALLRETVHGAILAAGLDPYLSFLHTPSRGRPTLAFDLMEEWRPALLESTVLAMLGLRTVTDADFDGTHLTPGATSALISRYQARLAMPAREWPAPADQPTYHQLVRRQALRLRGWLLDEQARYRPFRWR; this is translated from the coding sequence ATGATCGGCAAGGCGTTCCACGTGATCGGCCCGGACTGCGTCCTCGGCCGGCGCGACGGCCGGCTCGTCGTGCACCGCGACGGTGTGCTGCGTGCCTCCGCGCCGCTGACCATGGTCGGCGAGGTCGTCACCACCGGCCGGGTGACCGTCACCCCGCACGCAATGCACAGCATGCTCGCCCACGACATCCCGTTGATCCTGCTCAGCCGCAACGGCCGACCGCTCGGCCGGCTCGAACCGCCCACCGCCGGGCACATCGCCGCCCGGCTGCGTCAACTCGACCGGCACCGCGACCCGGCTGCCCGGCTCGACCTGGCCCGTGCTGTCATCCCCGCTAAGATCGCCAACCAGGCGACGCTGCTGCGCCGCCGCGCGAAACGCAGCGGCGACCCGGCGACGGTGTGGGCGGCGGTGACCCGGCTCGCCGAGTTCGAGCAGGCCGCCAGCGCCGCGACCGACCTGGCGCAGCTGATCGGCATCGAAGGCGCGGCGGCCGGGGCGTACTTCCGGGCTATCCGGGTGATGACCCCGGCCGAGTACGGGTTCGCCGCCCGCGACCGCAGCCGCCGCGACGTGACCAACGCGCTGATCAACTACTGTTCGGCGCTGCTGCGGGAAACCGTGCACGGGGCGATCCTCGCCGCCGGGCTCGACCCGTACCTGTCGTTCCTGCACACTCCGAGCCGGGGCCGGCCCACGCTCGCCTTCGACCTGATGGAGGAGTGGCGGCCGGCGCTGCTGGAGAGCACCGTGCTGGCGATGCTCGGTCTGCGTACCGTGACCGACGCCGACTTCGACGGCACCCACCTGACACCCGGCGCGACGTCCGCGCTGATCTCGCGGTATCAGGCCCGGCTGGCCATGCCGGCCCGCGAATGGCCGGCCCCCGCCGACCAGCCGACCTACCACCAACTGGTACGCCGCCAGGCGCTGCGGCTGCGCGGCTGGCTGCTCGACGAGCAGGCGCGGTACCGGCCGTTCCGCTGGAGGTGA
- a CDS encoding ThiF family adenylyltransferase has protein sequence MPILTTPILTAPAGGPDPQAGATGPTPADRYDRQVRAFGPHTQRRLAELTVAVVGLGGVGSQVVQSLAHLGVGGLLLVDPDTVTATNLNRLVGAKPADVARAATKVTVAARTVRTINPQVRVRGIAGSILDPVVWQQVRPAEVIVGAVDGHAPRWALNRLAVQYARCYLDVGVELGPAPRPEPPDDHNQETNSRVRLEAGGHLAVVRPGGPCLLCLSGYDPRLVDAELDPGLAAARRAAGYRVDDPAEPTPSVVFLNQIIAGYAVGELLNYVSPWRPPVRYLLVDAAANETAVLDADRDPECLACGPDSPRGLSDAAGPPSVARTTAPPAAHDAAGASPSPNTQPSRYPSPGEPGPRNESRHHDT, from the coding sequence GTGCCGATTCTGACCACGCCGATCCTGACCGCACCGGCCGGTGGGCCGGACCCGCAGGCCGGTGCCACTGGGCCGACCCCGGCGGACCGCTACGACCGGCAGGTGCGGGCGTTCGGCCCGCACACGCAGCGCCGGCTCGCCGAGCTGACCGTCGCCGTGGTCGGCCTCGGCGGTGTCGGCAGCCAGGTCGTCCAGTCGCTGGCCCACCTGGGCGTGGGCGGCCTGCTGCTGGTCGACCCCGACACGGTCACCGCCACCAACCTGAACCGTCTGGTCGGCGCCAAGCCGGCCGACGTGGCGCGGGCGGCGACCAAGGTCACCGTCGCGGCACGCACGGTCCGGACCATCAACCCGCAGGTACGGGTACGCGGCATCGCCGGCAGCATCCTCGACCCGGTCGTCTGGCAGCAGGTGCGCCCGGCCGAGGTGATCGTCGGCGCGGTTGACGGGCACGCGCCACGCTGGGCGTTGAACCGGCTGGCCGTGCAGTACGCCCGCTGCTATCTCGACGTCGGGGTCGAGCTGGGGCCGGCACCCCGCCCGGAGCCGCCCGACGACCACAACCAAGAAACCAATTCCCGGGTACGGCTGGAAGCCGGCGGGCATCTGGCGGTGGTCCGCCCCGGTGGCCCGTGCCTGCTCTGCCTGTCCGGCTACGACCCGCGTCTGGTGGATGCCGAGCTTGATCCCGGGTTGGCCGCTGCACGCCGGGCGGCCGGCTACCGGGTCGACGATCCGGCCGAGCCGACGCCCAGCGTGGTTTTCCTCAACCAGATCATCGCCGGGTACGCAGTCGGCGAGCTGCTGAACTATGTCTCGCCGTGGCGGCCACCGGTGCGGTATCTGCTGGTGGACGCGGCGGCGAACGAAACGGCGGTGCTGGACGCCGACCGCGACCCGGAGTGCCTGGCCTGCGGGCCGGACTCACCACGCGGTCTCAGCGACGCCGCCGGCCCACCGTCGGTGGCCCGGACCACCGCGCCACCAGCGGCCCACGACGCTGCCGGAGCATCACCGAGCCCGAACACCCAGCCATCCCGATATCCGTCACCCGGCGAGCCAGGCCCCCGCAACGAGTCCCGCCACCACGACACCTGA
- a CDS encoding DUF4097 family beta strand repeat-containing protein, whose product MPTFDTPEPISVTLELVSGNVQIAATQRTDTVVEVRPSDDTDDSDVAAAARVRVDYANGTLRITAPKSPAFDFSRRTRSVEVSIQLPSGSQVSAETQLGDVRCTGRLGQCRVRTAAGNAWLELTGPLRVDTSAGHVTVDGVTGDARITTGSGKIQIGEIDGTAVVKNSNGETTIDAVTGDVRVRAANGDIRVERAGAGVDAKTSNGSIRLGEVVRGSVVLGTAMGNLDVGIAEGTAAWLEVKTDFGQVHNLLETATRPDDADETVEVRGRVSYGDITIRRS is encoded by the coding sequence ATGCCTACTTTCGACACGCCCGAGCCGATCTCCGTCACCCTCGAACTCGTCAGCGGCAACGTACAGATCGCCGCGACCCAGCGCACCGACACCGTCGTCGAGGTCCGCCCGAGCGACGACACCGACGACTCCGACGTGGCCGCCGCCGCCCGGGTACGCGTCGACTACGCCAACGGCACCCTGCGGATCACCGCCCCGAAATCACCCGCCTTCGACTTCTCCCGCCGGACCCGGTCCGTCGAGGTATCCATCCAACTGCCCAGCGGTTCCCAGGTCTCCGCCGAGACGCAACTGGGCGACGTCCGCTGCACCGGACGGCTCGGGCAGTGCCGGGTCAGGACCGCCGCCGGAAACGCCTGGCTGGAACTGACCGGCCCGCTGCGCGTAGACACCTCGGCCGGCCACGTCACCGTCGACGGCGTCACCGGCGACGCCCGGATCACCACCGGCTCCGGAAAGATCCAGATCGGCGAGATCGACGGCACCGCCGTGGTCAAGAACTCCAACGGCGAGACCACGATCGACGCGGTCACCGGCGACGTACGGGTGCGGGCGGCCAACGGCGACATCCGCGTCGAACGCGCCGGCGCCGGCGTCGACGCGAAGACGTCCAACGGCAGCATCCGCCTCGGCGAGGTGGTGCGCGGCTCGGTCGTGCTCGGCACCGCCATGGGCAACCTGGACGTCGGCATCGCCGAGGGCACCGCCGCCTGGCTGGAAGTGAAGACCGACTTCGGGCAGGTCCACAACCTGCTGGAGACCGCCACCCGGCCCGACGACGCCGACGAGACCGTCGAGGTACGCGGCCGCGTCTCCTACGGCGACATCACCATCCGCCGCTCCTGA